DNA sequence from the Patescibacteria group bacterium genome:
ATCTCGAAGAAAGCGATAAACAAAGGACTTCTCTTTGTAAACAAAATCTCCCAACTATGGGAGATTTTGTTTTTATGTTATATTTTGTGATGTATGTTTAAACTAGGCGGTCTATTTGGGAGTCAAAACGACAAAGCACTGAAAACCATTGCTCCACTGGTAGAAAAAATAAATGCTTTCGAAGAAAGCATTACAGCACTCTCTGATGATGAACTTCTCAACAAAACAGAAGCATTCAAAACTCGTCTTGGTGAAGGAGAAACATTAGATGATCTGTTGCCAGAGGCGTATGCAGTAGTGCGTGAATCTGCCAAGCGAACGCTTGGGCAGAGGCACTTTGACGTACAACTCGCAGGAGGAATTATTCTCCATCAAGGCGATATATCCGAGATGAGAACCGGAGAGGGAAAAACACTTGTGGCAACACTCCCGGTATATTTAAATGCACTCGCCGGCAATGGGGTGCATGTTGTTACCGTAAACGACTATCTCTCGAGGAGAGATGCTGTGTGGATGGGGCAGGTGTACTCATTTCTCGGACTTTCAGTCGGTGTCATAAACGACAACGAGTCATTTTTCTATGACAAAGAACATAAAGAGGTTGATGAAGCACGTGACGAAATTGGTTCCTTTAAAGTGTTCCATGAGTTTCTGCGCCCATGTACGCGACAGGAAGCGTACAGAACCGATATCACATACGGAACCAATAATCAGTTTGGATTTGATTACCTTCGTGACAACATTGAGTATGATAAGAAGATGATTCGCCAACGTGGTTACCACTTTGCCGTTGTTGACGAAATAGATTCAATTTTAATAGATGAGGCGCGTACGCCGCTTATCATTTCAGCACCAAGTGCGGAATCAGGTAGCCTCTATACAACATTCTCACATATTGCACGCACACTTAAAAAAGACACGGATTTCAATGTAGATGAAAAGCTAAAAGCGGTAACACTTACCGACGAAGGGATAGAACGAGCTGAGAAGATTCTAGGTATTGAAAATATTTATACGGAGAAAGGTATCAAGTATGTACATCATCTCGAGACCGCGGTGCGCGCCAAAGCTCTTTTTGAGCGTGATAAAGAGTATGTGGTAAACAACGGAGAAGTAATTATCGTGGACGAATTTACTGGACGGCTCCAACCGGGCAGGCGATGGTCTGAAGGTCTCCACCAGGCAATAGAGGCAAAAGAGGGAGTCACTATACAAAAAGAATCCCGCACATTTGCATCAATTACCTTCCAGAACTATTTTAGGATGTACAAGAAGCTATCGGGTATGACCGGTACTGCTATGACCTCATCTGAAGAGTTTTATAAGGTATACGGGCTTGATACTATCGCAGTACCTCCCAATGTACCTTCAAAACGACAAGACCACCCCGACCTTATCTTTCAGACGGAGCAAGGAAAGTTCAAAGCAATAGCGCGCAAGGTGCATGAACTTAATGAAAAAGGCCAACCAGTTCTCATAGGCACTGTATCAATTGAAAAAAATGAATTACTCTCCTCATACCTTACGCGTGAGGGGATTAAACACGATATGCTCAATGCCAAAAAACACGAACAGGAAGGTGAAATTATTGCGCAAGCTGGCAGAAAGAATAATGTGACGATTGCAACCAACATGGCAGGTCGTGGAGTGGACATCAAACTTGGCGGTAACCCGGCAACACAAGATGAATATAAAGAAGTGAAAAGAATTGGGGGACTCTTTTTGCTTGGTACAGAAAGACACGAAGCGCGAAGAATAGATAACCAACTTCGTGGTCGTTCCGGTAGACAGGGAGATGAGGGAGAAACGCAGTTTTTTATTTCACTCGAAGATAGTCTTATGCGTGTTTTTGCATCTGATACCATAAAGAAGATGATGGGGCGGTTTGGGATTCCTGAAGATGAGCCAATTGAAAATCGGCTCATTACCAAATCACTTGAATCGGCGCAAACAAAAATTGAAGGGTTTAACTTTGATGCGAGAAAACACGTGCTTGAATATGACGATGTGCTAAATCACCAGAGAAGAATAGTGTACGAACGTAGAAGCAGCATTTTAATGGGTGGCAACGAAGTAGTGGAATCTACTCTTGCGCAATTAATAGGTGATGATGGGGAAATACAAAAATTGGTAGAAGAAAAGAAATCTGCGCTTGGAGAAGAAGATTTTTATAAAAATGTTAAACAGCTGTTCCTTCAGACAATTGATATGCTTTGGGTTGAGCATTTAGAGATGATGGATTATCTGCGCGGTAGCGTCAACCTGCGCGCGTACGGACAACGCGATCCACTTATTGAATACAGAAGAGAAGGGTTAATCCTCTTCAAGGAAATGCAGGGGTCAACAGACGAACATATGCTAAAACTTCTGATGAATATTGGCTCAGGGGCATTTGCAAAAGAGGAGGTAAAATTAAAAGAGACTCATGCAAATGCACGGCTTATAGGAGGAAATAGCAATGTGTCAGCGGCAACAACCGTCTCCAAATCAAAAAAAGTGGGTCGTAACGACCCATGCCCATGTGACTCTGGGAAAAAATATAAAAAGTGCCATGGAGCGTAGATATATATGATACAATATTTAAATGAATGGGAACGACTACCTACATGAGGTTGCCATTACCGCAATTGTTGTAAAAGACGGAAAATACCTCATCACACAGCGTTCCAAGGAGAAAAAACGTTTTCCTGGTATGTGGGTGGTACCCGGTGGGCGGCTTGAAACGAGCGATTACATTAACCTACCAAAAGATACCGAGCATTACTGGTATAATGTGCTTGAAAAGACACTCAAAAGGGAAGTTAAAGAGGAAGTTGGTATTGATATTGAAAATATTGAGTACGTAACCTCATTGGCAAGAGTACACGAAGATGGTGCTCCATCGCTTGTGATTTCTTGCATTGCAGATTTTGTATCAGGTGACATAGTGCTTCAAAACGGTGAAACAGAAAATTTTGCATGGGTATCGCTGGAGGAGGCAAAGAACTATGATTTAATTGAGGGAATTTACGACGAACTTGTTATGGCAGAAGCGAGGGTAATGAGAACAAAAGGTGGGTGGAAAATGGATATCCACTAATCAAAAAAAATCTATGGATATATTTAACATTCCAGTTGTGTTGGGAACAGCGAGGCAAGGTCGTTTCAGCGAATATGTGGCACGGTTTGTGCATCAAAAGTTTACTGAACATGATGGCATTGATTCAAAACTTATAGATATAAGAGATCATACATATACTATAACC
Encoded proteins:
- the secA gene encoding preprotein translocase subunit SecA, which codes for MFKLGGLFGSQNDKALKTIAPLVEKINAFEESITALSDDELLNKTEAFKTRLGEGETLDDLLPEAYAVVRESAKRTLGQRHFDVQLAGGIILHQGDISEMRTGEGKTLVATLPVYLNALAGNGVHVVTVNDYLSRRDAVWMGQVYSFLGLSVGVINDNESFFYDKEHKEVDEARDEIGSFKVFHEFLRPCTRQEAYRTDITYGTNNQFGFDYLRDNIEYDKKMIRQRGYHFAVVDEIDSILIDEARTPLIISAPSAESGSLYTTFSHIARTLKKDTDFNVDEKLKAVTLTDEGIERAEKILGIENIYTEKGIKYVHHLETAVRAKALFERDKEYVVNNGEVIIVDEFTGRLQPGRRWSEGLHQAIEAKEGVTIQKESRTFASITFQNYFRMYKKLSGMTGTAMTSSEEFYKVYGLDTIAVPPNVPSKRQDHPDLIFQTEQGKFKAIARKVHELNEKGQPVLIGTVSIEKNELLSSYLTREGIKHDMLNAKKHEQEGEIIAQAGRKNNVTIATNMAGRGVDIKLGGNPATQDEYKEVKRIGGLFLLGTERHEARRIDNQLRGRSGRQGDEGETQFFISLEDSLMRVFASDTIKKMMGRFGIPEDEPIENRLITKSLESAQTKIEGFNFDARKHVLEYDDVLNHQRRIVYERRSSILMGGNEVVESTLAQLIGDDGEIQKLVEEKKSALGEEDFYKNVKQLFLQTIDMLWVEHLEMMDYLRGSVNLRAYGQRDPLIEYRREGLILFKEMQGSTDEHMLKLLMNIGSGAFAKEEVKLKETHANARLIGGNSNVSAATTVSKSKKVGRNDPCPCDSGKKYKKCHGA
- a CDS encoding NUDIX domain-containing protein; its protein translation is MNGNDYLHEVAITAIVVKDGKYLITQRSKEKKRFPGMWVVPGGRLETSDYINLPKDTEHYWYNVLEKTLKREVKEEVGIDIENIEYVTSLARVHEDGAPSLVISCIADFVSGDIVLQNGETENFAWVSLEEAKNYDLIEGIYDELVMAEARVMRTKGGWKMDIH